A part of Winslowiella toletana genomic DNA contains:
- a CDS encoding VOC family protein, whose amino-acid sequence MTTWKCVEELNDLASDLPRFEQALSSLAQTLGLSLTDLVADHIAVRCHQNTTAERWKQGLSQVGELFSQNMINGRPICLFALAQPLQVGPWQISVVELPWPGQTLYRHEGWEHVEIVLRGEVETLGARALALFSDEGLARREISIKTSSPKGEHERLPNPTLAVTDGNITIKFHPWSLQEIVASEQGA is encoded by the coding sequence GTGACGACATGGAAATGTGTAGAAGAATTAAATGATCTTGCTAGCGATTTACCGCGCTTCGAGCAGGCGTTAAGCAGCCTGGCACAGACGCTGGGGTTATCTTTAACCGATCTGGTCGCCGATCATATTGCCGTACGTTGTCATCAGAACACTACCGCAGAGCGTTGGAAGCAGGGTTTGTCACAAGTTGGCGAACTTTTTTCGCAAAATATGATTAATGGTCGGCCAATCTGTCTGTTTGCGCTGGCGCAGCCGTTACAGGTTGGCCCATGGCAGATAAGTGTGGTTGAACTGCCGTGGCCTGGTCAGACGCTGTACCGCCATGAAGGCTGGGAACATGTGGAAATTGTGTTGCGCGGTGAGGTGGAGACGCTGGGCGCGCGGGCGCTGGCGTTATTCTCGGATGAGGGGCTGGCGCGGCGCGAGATTTCGATCAAAACCAGTTCGCCTAAAGGTGAGCACGAACGCCTGCCGAATCCGACACTGGCGGTGACCGATGGCAACATCACCATCAAATTCCATCCATGGAGTTTGCAGGAGATTGTTGCCAGCGAACAGGGCGCTTAA